The Streptomyces sp. cg36 genomic interval AGCTCACGGTTTTTCTGGCGTTCCCGCAGGATGCCGAGGAGGCGGTGAACTTCTACACCTCGCTCTTCGACGACTCAGAGGTGGTCAACACCATTCGCGCCCGCGCAGGTGAGCCGGGGTGGGTGGAGGGGACCCTCCAGCACGCGGTGTTCACGCTCGCCGGGCAGCAGTTCATGTGCATCAACATCCCGCCGGACGGCGCCCGGGGCTCCGACCACGCCCCTTGGGACACCTACAAGTTCTCCCCCGCGATGGCCGTCTACGTGCAGTGCGACACCGACGAGGAGTTCGACCGGGTCTTCCAGGGCCTCGCCGCGAAGGGCGAGGTGATCATGCCCGTGGGGACGTACGGGTTCAGCGCCAAGTTCGGCTGGGTCAACGACCAGTTCGGTGTCTCCTGGCGGATCAACCTTTCCGAGAGCAAGGTCAAGTAAGCCGTACCACCGCTCGACCGTCGGCCATGGGGCTCAGCGCCTCATGGCCGACTTGTACCCGCACGCACCTTTGTCGACGTCCCCGCCCCCGCGGGTCGGCCACGTTTTTCGGCATTCCGCCCCGCCGCGCCCCGCCCAGCGGCCCCACGGGTCCGCCCCCGTCTCTCCCGTTCGCCTTTTCCCCTGGCTACGCGCTGCCCACTTCCGGGTGCCGGCATTCTGCTCACACGACCGATATCGCGTTGCACTGGCAAATGTCCTCGCACATCCCTTTGACCACGGGAGAAACGCATGATCCTGGTAACCGGCGCGAACGGGAACGTCGGCAGAAACATCGTTCTGGAGCTGCTGGAGGCGGGGGAACAGGTCCGGGCGATCGCCCGCGACCCCTCGAAGTCGACGCTTCCGTCGGATGTCGAGGTGGTCGCCGCCGACCTCGCGAGACCGGAAACGCTGTCGAAGGCACTGCGCGGAGTGGACCGGCTCTACCTCTGGCCGGTGTTCGGAGAGTTGCAGGGAGCCGTCGACGCGGCGGCGGCGGCCGGGGTGCAACATGTCGTCATGCTGTCGTCCGAGGCGGTCGCCTATGCTGCCGAGGAACCGCACATCGCGTGCGAGAAGGCGGTCACCGAGTCGGGGATGTCCTGGACGTTCCTGCGTCCCAGCGCGTTCATGTCCAACGATCTCCTCTGGATACCCCAGATCGCCAAGAGCGGGGTGGTGCACGGTGTGTACGGAAGTTCCGCGATGGCTCCGATCCACGAGCGCGACATCGCGGCGGTCGCGGTGAGGTCGCTGCTCACGGCGGAGTCCGGACACGTCCACGCCATCACCGGGCCGCAGTCGCTCAGCCAGGCGGACCGGGTCGAGATGCTGGGCAGGGCCCTCGGCATTCCCCTGCGCTTCCAGGAGGTTCCGCGCGAACGGGTCCTGGCCCAGATGGTGAACTACCTGTCCCCGTACGTGGCGGAGCAGCTGCTGGAACGCCGGGCCGCCCTGCTGGGAGCCGTCGCGGACACCCTCCCGACCGTCGAGAAGGTCCTCGGCCGACCGCCCTACACGTACGCCGAGTGGATCGTCCACCACGAGGCGGAGTTCCGCCCCGTTCTCCAGCTCTGACACTTTGTGAGGTGCACTGTGCATTCCGCCGTCAATGAGACCTTGAACTCGCTGGACCGCACACGCCGGCCCGTCATCGGAATCACCGCCGTCGTCACCCAGATCAAATTCGCGATCTTCGAGATGGACGCGACGTTCGTCCCGCAGACGTTCGTCAAGAAGGTCGCCGACGCGGGCTGCATACCGGTGCTCCTGGCTCCCCAGCCCGGTGTGGAGCAGACCGTCGCCGGGCTCGACGGACTGCTGATGCTGGCGGGCCCGGACGCGGACCCCGCGCTCTACGGCCAGGAAAAGCACGAGAAGACCGGCTGGAACGACCAGGTCCGCGACCGGCACGAACTGGCGCTCCTGGAAGCCGCGTTGGCCACCGATCTGCCCACCCTCGGCATCTGCCGGGGCGAGCAGCTGATGAACATCCTGCGCGGCGGCACCCTCCACCAGCACCTGCCGGAGATCGTGGGCCACGACAACCACTCCCCCGGCGGCAAGGAGTACGGGCAGCAGAAGGTGCGCCTGGAACCCGGCAGCCACCTCGCGAAGTTCCTCGCCAAGGACGTCGTGCCCTGCCACCACCACCAGGTCATCGACCAGGTCGGCGAGGGCCTGACGGTCACCGCCTGGTCCGAGGACGGCACGGTCGAGGCCGTCGAGGTCAACGACCACCCGTTCGCGGTCGGGGTGCAGTGGCACGCCGAGGAGTCCGACGACGACAGCCCGTTCATCGCGCTCGCCGAGGCGGCGCGCCAGCGGATGTCGGTCCGCCGCCCGTGACCCGCGGTGGCGGGGGCCCGGCCCCCGCCACTCGGAATCCGCTCAAGGAACGACCCAGGCGCGGTACGGTCCGATGGCCGTGCCGCGCCTCCTGGTGTTCCCTGGACGGGTGATGTCAGCCGCGCGGGGAGCCTTCGGGGTACGGGAGTCGCTCCTCCAGCATCGTGACGTCCAGCTCCGCCAGCTGCTCCGGGTCGGCGAGCATGTCGATGGCGGTGACCCGGCCGTCGACCACGACGAAGTCGAAGACGACCTTGACGCTGCCGTTCGGCGCCCACACCAGACCGGGCGCCCCGTCCACCAGCGCGAGGCGGGCGACCTGGGCCCGGCCCGAGAAGATCTTGGCGACCGACTGGGCGCCGAGCGCGCCGCTGCCGCCCATCGCCAGCGCGGCACTGTCGACGCGGACCACGGCCTCGGGGTCGAGCAGCGCGAGCAGTTCGTCGAAGCGTCCGCCGCGCGAGGCGGCGAGGAAGGCGTCGACGATCTGCCGCTGGCGGCCCCGGTCGGCCGGGGGCGCGGCCTCGGCGCCCTGCACCCGCCGGCGCGCCCGGCTGGCGAGCTGGCGGGTCGCGATGGTGGAGCGCCCCACGACCGGCGCGATGTCGTCGAAGGGCACCGCGAACATGTCGTGCAGCACGAAGGCGAGCCGCTCGGCCGGGGAGAGCGTGTCGAGCACCACGAGCAGCGCCGGGCCGACCGAGTCGACCAGCACCGCCTCCTCCTCGGGGTCCAGGGCCTCGCGCGCGGCATGGGCGTGGTGGACCGGCGGCGGGCGCTCGCCCAGCAGGTCCTCGCGCCGCGACTCGCGCGAGCGCAGCATGTCCAGGCAGACCCGGCCCACGACGGTCGTCAGCCAGCCGCCCAGGTTGTCCACGGCGCTGACGTCCGAGCGGCTGAGCCGGAACCAGGACTCCTGCACGGCGTCCTCGGCCTCGCTCAGCGAGCCCAGCATCCGATAGGCGACCGCCCGCAGATGGGTGCGATGGCCCTCGAAGCGCTCCGCCAGCCGTTCAGTCTCGTCCATCGTTCACATTCCTCCGCCGGGGCACGTCTTCACGTGCTGCGAAACCCAGCCTATGGGACAGATCACACAAGCTCAGATCACGGTATTTTCGGTTGAAAGTTTGGGCAATTCATACGAATTCCCCTCCGGGCTCCGGACGGGGGCGGGCCGCCGGTCCGCGGCCCGCCCCCGCGCCCTCACCCGAGCTTCGCCGCCAGGAACTCCTGCCAGGTCACCCGGGCCGTGGCGTACGAGTCGGCGGGGCCCTTCGGCAGCAGCCCGCCCGAGCGGATCTTCCCGATGCCGGGCATCCACAGCGGCACCACCGGGGCGCCCTTGTGGACGGCCTTCAGATACGTCCGGATCATCTCCACCGCGTCGGTCGCCTGCGGCCCCACCAGGTCGGGCACCCGCCCGGCGGGCTGGGCCAGGGCCAGCTCGGCCAGGCGCACCGCCACCTCCTGCGGGTCGATCGGCTGCACCCGGAAACCGGCGGGCACCGGCACCAGCGGCAGCTTGCGGGCCTTCTGGGCGCCGTCGAGGATGAAGTCGTAGAACTGGGTGACCCGCAGCAGCGTCCACGGCACCCCGCCCTCGGCGACGACCCGCTCCGACTCCAGCTTGGACTTGAAGTAGCCGAAGGAGACGTCGTCGACGCCGACGATGGAGATGTAGACGAGGTGCGGGACATCGGCCCCGGCAGCCGCGCGGACCAGATGGCGGGTGGCGTCGGCGTCACCCTTCTTGTCGCTGGCGCAGTGCACCACGGCGGCGACCCCCTCGACCGCCGCCGCGACGCCCTCGTCCTTGGCGAGATCGCCGGTGACGAAGGCGATGCCCGGCTCGTCCGGGCGGCTCTTCCTGCTCAGTACCCGGACGTCCGCACCGGCCTCCCGCAGCCGTGCGACGACGAGTCGTCCCAGCGTGCCCGTGCCGCCGGTCACCAGGATGGGCGACGTCATGGCTCCTCCTCCGTCGAAGTGTCGCCTCATTGACGAGCCGCCCGCCGAAAGTGTGACGCGGGGGTTCCGGCCGGCTCCCCCGGCGGCCCCGGACCCGGCCGCGAAAGGGCCACGGGCGCACCGTCTCCGCGGGGAGGCGGTGCGCCCGTGGGCGGGGCCCGTACGTACGGGCCGGTGTGCTTCCGTACGTACGGACGGGTTCAGCCCAGCCGGGCCGATTCGGTGTGCCGGGCGAGCGGGAGGTCCGCCTCGGCGCGCTCGGGGTGGCCGGGGCGCCAGAACCTGGGCCCGAGCTCCAGGGCGAGCGCCGGGATCAGCAGGCTGCGGACGATGAAGGTGTCCAGCAGGATGCCGACCGCGACCAGCAGGCCCTGCTGGAGCGAGGCCACCGTCGGGATCGCCGCGAGGACGCTGAAGGTGGCCGCGAGCACCAGGCCCGCCGAGGTGATCACACCGCCGGTGACGGTGAGGCTGGTGAGGACGCCGTCGCGGTGGCCGCGCTTGGCGACCTCCTCCCGGGCCCGGGTCATCAGGAAGATGGTGTAGTCGACGCCGAGGGCCACCAGGAACAGGAAGCCGAAGAGCAGCAGCCCGCGGTCGATCCTCGGGTAGCCCACGGCGTGGAACAGGAGCGCCGCCGCGCCCACCGCCGCGGTGTACGAGAGCACCACCGACACCAGCAGCACCAGCGGTGCCACCAGCGCCCGCAGCAGGATGATCAGCATGATCAGGACCACCGCGAGGATGAGCGGGATCAGTACCTTCTCCTCCTTGCCCTGGGCGTTGGAGGTGTCGAGCGCGGTCGCGGTCTGGCCGCCGACCACCGCGTCCTTGGCCTCGCCGGAGGTGTGGTCGAGAGCGGTGCGCATCCGGTCGACGGTCTGCCGGGCGGCCTGGGTGTCCGGCGCGTTCTTCAGGACGGACTCGATGTGCGTCCAGCCGTTCCGGGACGCCACCGTGGTCGCGCTGGTCACCCCGGGGACGCCCTGGACCGTGGAGAGCGCGGTGGCCGCGCCCGCGTCCTTGACGTAGACGTCGGCGGGCGCCGAGGAACCGGCCGGGAAGTGCTGGGAGAGCAGCTCCTGGCCCGCCACCGAGTCGACCTTCTTGGTGAACTGCTCGGCCTGGGTCTGGCCGGTGGACAGCGACATCGCGCCGAACGCCAGCGCCCCGAGGACGACGACCGTACCGATCCAGATCGGGCGCGGCCGGCGGCCGACGAAGCCGGCGATCCGGCCCCAGAAGCCGTGCTCCTTCTCGACGGCCGCGTCCACGTACTCCGCGGAGTAGCGCGGGGTGAACGGCCAGAAGACCCAGCGGCCCAGGATCACCAGGAACGCGGGCAGCAGCGTGGTCATGGCGAAGTAGACGATGACGACGCCGAGGGCGACGACCGGGCCGAGGCCCCGGGTGGAGTTCATCGAGCCGAACACCAGGCAGATGGTGGCGATGCCCACGGTGGCCGCGGAGGCCGTGATCGCGGGCAGGCAGCGGCGCAGCGCGTACTCCATCGCCTCGTGCCGGTCCTCGTGGCGGTGGAGCTCCTCGCGATATCGCGCGATCAGCAGCAGCGCGTAGTCCGTGCCGACGCCCAGCACCAGGACGATGAGGACGTACGCGCTCTGCCCGTTGACCGTCAGCCCGGCGTGTTTGGCGAGGAGATAGACGACGGCGCTGGCGACCTGGCTGGCCAGGAAGACCGAGATCAGCGGGATCAGCCAGAGGATGGGGCTGCGGTAGGTGAACAGGAGGAAGATCGCGACGAGGCCGATGGTCGCGCCCATCAGCGCGCCGTCCATGCCGGAGTAGACATCGATGAAGTCGGCGATGCTGCCGGCCGGGCCCGCGATCTTGACGTCGAGGCCGTCCGGAGCGCTCTGCTGCGCCGCCTTGCGCAGATCCTTCACCCCGTCGCCCAGCACGCTGTTCTTGGCCTTGTCCGACTTGACGGGCACGCTGAGGAACGCGGCCTTGTGGTCGGCGGCCACCGTGACCGGCGGGATCGCCGCCGCGGCGATCTTGTTGCTGACGAACTTGTCCCGGTCGCTGTTGACCTTGGCCAAGTCGGCCTCGGTGAGGCCGTCTTCGCGCGCGTAGACGACTACGGCGCCGAGCCGTCCCTTGTCCGCGAAGTAGTCTTCGGCGATCTTCACCGCCTTGGTGGCCTGCGCGTTCTTCGGCAACCAGGTCTGGGCCTCGTTGTTCTGGACGTCACCGAGCTTGGCAGCGAGGGATCCGCCCACGCCGATGAGCAGCACCCACAGCACGAGGACGGCCCACTTGGAGCGGCGGCCGACGATGGCCCGCGCGTACTTGTGGACGAACGAAGTCGTGGACGGGGGCGGCGGCTCCTCGACGGACTGCCTGGGTGATGGAGGATGCGTCGTCATGACTGCTCGCTAAGGGTCGGGAGTCCTGCGCGGCCGTGGCGCGCTCAGGTCTCGGTCGAACTCTGGTCGTTCGAGGGGCCTCCCCTGTACGGCCCGATCGCCTCGACTCGATCGGGGTACCTCTTCCTGTCACATGAGCTGGGTTTTGTTCGTCACTGATATGACGGAACGTGGCCAGAGGGTGTGACCGTGACGCGTTCGTCACTCACTGACGGAGCGCGACGGAGGAATGTGACCGATGGACGACGGCGAATGGCTGGCACGGCGTTTCGAGGAGAACCGGCCGCATCTGCGGGCGGTGGCGTACCGCATGCTGGGGACGCTGAACGAGGCCGACGAAGCCGTCGAGGAAGCCTGGATGCAGATCGTCGACGGCGGCGATCCCTCGGACGAGGGCGTGCGCGGTCTGCCGGCCTGGCTGATGACGGTGGTCGCCAATGTCTCCCTGGACCGGCTGCGCTCGCGCAGAACGGTTTCCTCCGAGCCGGTGGCGCCGCTGGGCGCCCGGGTGCCCGCCGCCCGCCGGGCCCCCGACGACCTGGCCGACCCGGTGCCCCGGGAACTCGCGGCCGAACTGGCCGTGATGGGGCAGGTGCACGAGGAGATGCTGGCCGACTCGGTGGGGCTGGCCCTGCTCGTGGTGCTTGAGGCCCTGGACCCGGCCGAGCGGATGGCGTTCGTGCTGCACGACCTGTTCGGGCTGCCCTACGACGAGATCGCCCCGATCGTGGGCGTGGACGAGGCCCGCACCCGGGAGCTGGCCGAGCTGGCGCGGCGCCGGGTGCGCAGCGTCGATCCGCTGCCCGACGAGGGCAACCGGCTGCGCCGGCTCGTGGACGCCTTCCTGACGGCCTCGCGCGGCGGCGACTTCGAGTCGCTGATCGCGATGCTCGACCCGGACGTGGTGCTGTACGCCGACCCGGAGGCGGTGGCGGTGGGCGCGCCGACGGAGGTGCGGGGCGCGAGCTCGGTGGCGAAGACGTTCTCGGGGCGGGCCCGCTACGCCCAACTGGCCCTGGTGGACGGCACGGTGGGCGCGGTGTGGGCGCCGCGCGGACAGCCCCGGGTGGTCTTCGGCTTCACGGTCGTGGACGAGCGGATCACCGGGATCGACATGCGGGCCGCGCCCGAGCGGATCGGCGCGCTCGACCTGACCATCCTGGGCGGGCCGGAAGCCTCCTGACGGTCCCTTCCGCGGGAACGGCGGAAGGCGCGGGCACAACAGAACAAGGGGGCGTCGCCCCGGCCGCGGCCGGGGCGGCGCCCGGCCGACCGCGGCGCGCCACCGGGCATTTCCCGGGCGGCGCGCCGCGGTGTTGTCCGGGCGGTCCGCGCGCCTCTCCCGCCCGCCCCGGAGCGCCGTACCCCGGGTAATGTCGATCACTTTGCGCGGACCATTGATCAACGATGGCTCGGGATTCCCTATAGCCGTCGCGGATAAGAAAGGGTGCCCTGATCTCACGGTGCCCGGCAATGCGCTGTGAGCGCGCAAATGTGCACGCCACGGATAACGGACACAAGACCCGGAAAGCGGTACCGTGACACCGGTAAGACAAGGTGCACGGAGTTGACAGATCGAGCCTTGCACGCAAGGTGTTCGACTGCGATAGTTCCGCGGTTGCACGGGCCCGGATCCCGTATACCTTCGTACGGTTGACCCGCCCGCGCCCCCTGCCCGAGCGGGCATTGCGTCCCCCTGGCGAACGCGGGATTATCGGCATCCGACAGGTTCGAGATTCCCTCCAGCAGGAATCCACCGAGCAATTGCTCCGTGCCTGCACACCGCCTGCCCGCCGTTCCCATGGAGCCGGGCCCCATGTAATTCTGGCCGTCGTCGCCGCACTGCGGCACAGCTATTGATGCTCTCTTACCGTGGTCACGAGCGAAAAAGGACAAGAGGGGGGCCGAATGCCCACGAATACTTCGGACGACTCGCTGGACGAGACGGTGGAAGGCTCGGTGTCCGGGCGTAACAAGGTGATCGCCGAGCGCACGCGCAGCGAAACGTGGAAGAAGCCGCCGCGCCGCATCGAGCGCGCCGAATGCATCACCTGCGACACCTGCCTGCGCGCCTGCCCGCCGGAGTTCAACGCGATATTCGACAACGGGCTGGACGTCGTCATCATTCCCGAACTCTGCTCCGGCTGCCCCAAGTGCGTCCTGGAGTGCCCCGTCGACTGCATCTACGTGGACGAGGACTGGACGCCGACGACCGATGAGATGTGGAACCACATCTCGCTGACCGCCGAGGGTGCGTCATGACCAGTTTCGCCGAGCGCAACGGCACTTCACGCCGGGCCATCAACGCCAAGAAGCGACAGAGCCGCCGCCCCAGCCGCATCGGCGCGGTGGCCGGCGCCACTCCCAAGCCGGACCGGGTCAAGGACGAGGACGCGGGCTTCCCGACCCTCCTCAAGCGCGCCTGGGAGCGGGCCGTGGACGCCCCCGACCTGCGCGGCGCGGTCGAGATCCTGCTGACCCTGGACGGCCACGTCCCCGCCGACGTCCAGCTGCGCGCGCTGCGCACCGCCGACGAGGCCGCGCTGAAGGTGCTCTGCGGCATCTCCTGGCGCGAGCAGGACCTGCCCGCCCCGGCCCGCGACGAACGGGCGCGCCCCGCGTTCCTGGGCGAGCTGGGCCTGACCACCACCGGGCGCATCGTCGTCCGCGTCCCCTCGCAGGGCCCGCTCGCCGACGAGGAGACCCTGGTCGACGGCGTCATCGACGTGCCGTGGTCCGCCCAGGACCTGCTGGACTACGAGAGCGAGGTCGACCGCGCGGCCACCCGCTACGCCGACCAGGTCGTCGACTGCCGCCAGTGGCTGGCGGCGCTCGGCACCCAGGCCCGCGACGAACTCCTGGAGACCGTGCGGGAGTCGGCGCTGCGCACCGCGCCCTTCGTCCTCCACCAGGAGGGGAAGCTCTACACCAACTTCCGCGAGGGCAACAACCTCATCGGCAAGACCCTCTGGGCGGGCCACCCCGGCGAGACGTTCAGCAGCCTGCTCGGCGTCCCCATGGAGGACTGGTCCGACCACGACGCGATGCTGGTGGTCTGCCTCACCCTGCTGGTGCGCTCGGCGGGCGCCGGGCGGATCGAGGAGGCCAACGGCACCCAGCTGACCCTGGACCACCTCGCGTACATGCTGGAGCGCACCCGCCTCAACTACAACGCGGTGCCCGGCGGCGAGCCCGTCCCGGCCGCGCCCGCGCACCGGGTGGAGGCCCTCAACGCCCTCGCGGTCGCCCTGCGCGAGCGCCGGATGGGGCACGTGCTGCCCAACGCCCAGCTCTACCGCGAGATCCACGGCGCCCTGATGCACAAGATCGAGCGGCTGGCCGGTCCCTACGGCGAGGCGTCCCAGCGGCGCGAGGCCGAGCTGGCCGCGCGGCTGAGCGACCGGCTGCCGGTCTCCGGCGCCACCTTCGCCGAGCTCGGCGAGAGCCTCACCGCCGCCCCCGAGTGGCTCGCCCGGCCGTACGGCGAGTTCGGCACGGGTCTGGAAGCGCTGGTGTACGAGACGGTGGCGGGCGCGGCCGAGGTGTTCGAGGCCGACTTCGCCATGAGCCGCGGGATGCGTTCGATCCCCGAACTCATGCGCGCGCTGCGGGAGCAGGCGTACACCGAGATCACCAAGTGGGACATCACCGACTTCTTCTGCTGTGTGGTGCCGGCCCCCGCGGCCAAGCGCTACTTCGAGGACTCGGTGCTCCAACTGGCCGACACCGCCTGGGCGATGTCGTCGCGGATGCAGTACAACTCCTGGCACTTCATCGCCGGCAACCTGCCCAAGGTGCCCGCGGTCGTGGAGCGCGACCACTTCATCCCGCCGACCATCCCCGACGTCGCCTTCTACTCCGACCAGCACCACCACGGCCATGTCGCGGCCAAGGTGCGCTTCAGCATCCGCAGCCCGCAGTCCGTCGAGGTCATGGGCCAGAAGTTCAACGGGTTCATGGACCTGCGGCTGCTGCGCTGCGAGGGCGCCCCGTTCGACGAGTCGGACCTGCTCGCCGCGCACCGCACCTCGGGGTTCATCGCCGGCGCCATGAGCGCCGCCGCGGCGCTGGTCGCCGGGGGCGAGGACATCGAGGTCACCGCCTTCGACTCCGAATGGCACCTCAAGTCGGTCCAGGCCGCGGCGGCGGCGAGCGCCAAGCAGCCGCAGCAGGTTCCGTGACCGGCGGCCCGACCGCCCTTCCAAGGAGATCCGTTGACCTCCATCGGTGACATACGCGAGCGCCTCCTGCGGGGCGAGACCACCGCGGCCGAGCACGTCCAGTCGGTCCTCACCGCGATCCAGAAGACCGACATCGAGCTCGGGGCCTTCGTCTCGGTCGCGGGTGACGAGGCGGTGCGCGAGGCCGAGCTGGCCGACGCCCGCATCCGCGCCGAGGGGCGGGCGGCGTTCGAGCGGCAGCCGCTGCTCGGGGTCACGGTCTCGGTGAAGGACCTCATCCAGACCGGGGACCTGCCGACCTCGCGCGGTTCCCTGCTGGAGAACCGGCGGCCCCGCGCCGACGCCCCCTCGGTGGCGCGGCTGCGGGCCGCCGGCGCCATCGTGGTCGGCAAGACCACCACCTCGGAGTACGGCTGGAGCGCCTCCACCGTGAGCCGGGTGGCGCCGCCCACCCGCAACCCCTGGGACCTGGAGCTCACCGCGGGCGGCTCCAGCGGCGGCGCCGCGGCGGCCGTCGCGGCCGGGCTCGGCGAGGGCGCGCTGGGCACCGACGGCGCGGGCTCGATCCGCATCCCGTCGGCGTTCTGCGGCGTCGTCGGCTACAAGCCGTCGTTCGCCAAGGTGCCCTACGTGCCCGCCTGCGCCGACCGGCTCTCCCACCAGGGCCCGATCGCCCGGTCCGTGGCGGACGTCGTCGAGCTCGCCTCGGTGATCACCGGCGGCCACCCGGGCGACCCGGACTCGCTGCTCGGCGCGGTCGAGGTGGCCCGCGAGCCGGGCTCGCTGCGGATCGGCTGGATCGAGTTCCCGGGCACCTCCCCGGAGATCCGCCGGGTCACCGAGGGCGCCATCCCGGTGCTGACCGCGCAGGGCCACCGGGTGGAGCGCATCGAGGTGCCGTTCCGCGACCCGTACCCGGCGCTCGTCGACATCCTCGCCGCCAGCGACGCCGCCTCCACCTCGCCCGCCGACGAGGAGTGGTGCGACCCGGGCCGCCTCGCCGTCGTCCGCCACGGGCGCACGCTGAGCGGCGCGACGGTGATGCGGGCGGAGGAGGTGCGGATCGCGCTGCGCACCACCCTGCACGAGATCTTCGACCGGTACGACCTGCTGGCCATGGCCACCGTGCCGATCGAGCCCTTCGATCCGCACGCGATCGGCCCGGAGTGGGCGAGCCGTCCGGACGACCTGCTCTGGCTGGCGTGGACACCGGCCGCCCATCCCTTCAATATGACTGGCCAGCCGGCCGTTTCGCTCCCGGCCGGACTCACCCGCGCCGGCCTCCCGGTGGGGCTCCAGCTCGTGGGCCCCTTCGGCGCGGACGATCTGGTCCTGTCAGCCGCAAGCCGCCTTGAGGCGGACCTCGGGCCTCTGCCGGCCGCACCGGACCGAGTAACCGAAAGGATCCTGTAACCCATGTTCTCCCGGTCGTGGTCCAGCCCCTTCTCCGAGGTGGGCGGCGTTGGACGTCCCGCGTTCGTCACCGAGTTCGGCCTGTGGACCGACGAACAGGCCGCCGCTGCCGAGCAGATCGAGGCGTCGCTGGACGAGATCGACCTCGTCCGGCTGGCGTTCGGCGATCCGCACGGTCTGGTCCGGTCCAAGACGCTGACGGCGGACGCGTTCCGCTCGGTCCTGCGCAACGGCATGGACTTCAGCTCGGGCCCCTTCATCTTCGACACCGGCCACGCCGCCGCCCTCGACTACCTCTCCGACCCCGGCGTCGGGGTCGACGAGATCGCGGGCGCGGGCAGCTTCGTGCTGGTGCCGGACCCGCTGACCTTCCAGGTGCTCCCCCACGAGGGCCCGCGCACAGCGTGGGTGCTCGGCGACGAGTACCTGCGCGACGGCTCCCCGCACCCGCTCTCCGCGCGCAACGTGCTGCGCCAGGTCGTCGCCCAGTACGCGGCCCGCGACCTGAAGCCGGTGCTGGGCCTGGAGGTCGAGTGGTACCTGACCCGCCGGCTGCCCGGCCCGCCCGGGAACGCGGGCAACGGCTTCGGCCTCCAGGGCGCGGCCCCGCGGGTCGAGGCGATGAACTCGGGCTACCAGTTCAACCTCGACTCCAACTACGACTCGGTGGCGCAGTTCACCAGCCCGCTGGCGGTGCAGCTGCTCGGCCTCGGGCTGCCGCTGCGCTCGATCGAGCACGAGTCGGGCCCGGGCCAGATCGAGACCACCTTCAACCCGATGCACGCGCTGGACACCGCCGACGCGATGCTGCTGTTCCGCACCCTGGTCAAGCAGTTGGCCACCCGGCAGGGCTACCACGCCACCTTCATGTCGCTGCCCCGCGTCGACAGCTTCGACCCGAGCGGCTGGCACATGCACCAGTCGGTGATGGACGCCAGGACGGGCCGCAACATCTTCGCGGGCGCCGACGGCGCCGTCTCCGACGAGGCCAAGGCGTACATCGACGGCCTGCTGGGCCGGG includes:
- a CDS encoding amidase, translating into MTSIGDIRERLLRGETTAAEHVQSVLTAIQKTDIELGAFVSVAGDEAVREAELADARIRAEGRAAFERQPLLGVTVSVKDLIQTGDLPTSRGSLLENRRPRADAPSVARLRAAGAIVVGKTTTSEYGWSASTVSRVAPPTRNPWDLELTAGGSSGGAAAAVAAGLGEGALGTDGAGSIRIPSAFCGVVGYKPSFAKVPYVPACADRLSHQGPIARSVADVVELASVITGGHPGDPDSLLGAVEVAREPGSLRIGWIEFPGTSPEIRRVTEGAIPVLTAQGHRVERIEVPFRDPYPALVDILAASDAASTSPADEEWCDPGRLAVVRHGRTLSGATVMRAEEVRIALRTTLHEIFDRYDLLAMATVPIEPFDPHAIGPEWASRPDDLLWLAWTPAAHPFNMTGQPAVSLPAGLTRAGLPVGLQLVGPFGADDLVLSAASRLEADLGPLPAAPDRVTERIL
- a CDS encoding glutamine synthetase family protein, with product MFSRSWSSPFSEVGGVGRPAFVTEFGLWTDEQAAAAEQIEASLDEIDLVRLAFGDPHGLVRSKTLTADAFRSVLRNGMDFSSGPFIFDTGHAAALDYLSDPGVGVDEIAGAGSFVLVPDPLTFQVLPHEGPRTAWVLGDEYLRDGSPHPLSARNVLRQVVAQYAARDLKPVLGLEVEWYLTRRLPGPPGNAGNGFGLQGAAPRVEAMNSGYQFNLDSNYDSVAQFTSPLAVQLLGLGLPLRSIEHESGPGQIETTFNPMHALDTADAMLLFRTLVKQLATRQGYHATFMSLPRVDSFDPSGWHMHQSVMDARTGRNIFAGADGAVSDEAKAYIDGLLGRARDLCMLSVPTINGYRRLGTDFSLSPTRVGWSYENRSVMIRVVGSDAATHLENRVGEPTANPYLAIAAQLSAGFEGLTAGAAPAEGEQAYGTLPQSLAEALETFRAGRAAELLGKPLADTLAMMKASEVARFEAWRAQERPADGEVTEWEQREYFEAF
- a CDS encoding 4Fe-4S dicluster-binding protein; the encoded protein is MPTNTSDDSLDETVEGSVSGRNKVIAERTRSETWKKPPRRIERAECITCDTCLRACPPEFNAIFDNGLDVVIIPELCSGCPKCVLECPVDCIYVDEDWTPTTDEMWNHISLTAEGAS